The Leptolyngbyaceae cyanobacterium genome includes the window CTTAATTCAGTACGGATGCGAATAGTAGGTGCTTCTTTATCAGCAGTCAGTAGTGAATGAGATTCTTGCCGATTACTTACTGACAGATACTTATTGCTTTCTTCTAAAGCATCGATCGCATTACTCAGAATATTCATGAACACTTGGTTAAGTTGTCCGGGATAACATTCCACTTTAGGTAAATTGGCATATTCTATGATAACTTCAATAGCGGGATAATTCGGTTTTGCTTTTAAACGATTTTGTAAAATTAATAGGGTACTATCGATACCTTCGTGAATATCAACTATTTTTCTTTCTGCTTCGTCATGGCGAGAAAAATAACGCAAACTTCGCACTATTTCGCGGATTCTCTCCGCTCCTAGCAGCATTGAATTTAATAATTTTGGCAAGTCATCTTGAATAAATTCTAAGTCTATTTCGGCAATTTTTTCTTCGACTTTAAACATAAAACTTGGAAGATGAGAATATTTTTGGTAAATTTTTATCAATTCTAATAAATCTTCTATGTAATGTTTTGCAGGAGAAATATTGGCATAAATGAAGTTAACCGGATTATTGATTTCATGGGCAACCCCCGCTACTAATTGGCCTAAACTGGACATTTTTTCACTTTGGATAAGTTGGGATTGCGTAGCCTGTAATTGATATAAAATGTGTTCCAATTCTGTGGCTTTTTCAAATAATTGAGTTTCTCTTTGTCGCAAAGTAGCTTCTGTTTGTTGTCGCTCTATTAGTTCGCTTTCTAGTTTTTGATATAGTTCTGATTGCTGGATCGCGATCGCGATTTGTTCGCTTAGTTGACTCAGTAAACTAACTTCCGATTCTTGCCATTGACGAGACTCTCGACAGTGATGGGCGATCAGCAATCCCCATAAGTTTTCCCCTTGTAAAATCGGCACTACCAGGTTAGATCGCACTTGGAATTTAGCTAATAAATCAACGTGACACTGATGAAGATCGCTGTTATAAATATCTGGAATTATGCGAATGCGACCTTGTTGATAAAGATTTACGTATTTTTCTTTAAAGCAGGGATCGTGAATGGGAATTCCCAGAATTGGAGTAAAATCTTCAGCCACAGACTCTACAACGACTACCCCATTCCAATTAGATTCAAAGCGGTAAAGTAGAACTCGATCTGTTTGCAGAAATTCTCGGACTTCTGCTACGGCAGTATTTAAAACGTGTTCTAAATTTAATGAACGGCGAATATTAGCGGCGATTTCTCCTACTAACCGTTCTCGTTCGGCTTGTTGCCGCAATATTTGTTCTGTTTTTATATGGGAACTAATATCAATTGACATTCCGATCAAACCAATCACTTCACCTGTTTTACTTTCGATCGGTGTAGCCCAATTTTCATACACGAAATCTCCTATTTCAGATATCCAGGAGGTTTCTCTGCCGTTTAAGGCTTGGTTAATATGGTGCAAGATCGCAGTTTGTTGACTGTATATTTCATATACTGATTTTCCAACTATCTCTTCCGGGTTTAAACCTAGTGGCTTTAATCCTTTACCTTCTAAAATAACAAAATTACCTTGTTTGTTAATGGTAAATAAAATTATTGGCAAATTCGTGACAATTGACTGTAAAAGAATTTCGCTTTCTTTTAAAGTTTCTTGCACTTGTTGACGTTTGATGCTTTCTTTGTGTAATTTATCGATCGCGTTTCTTAATTCAATTCTACCTTGGTTAATTTGACGTTCGAGTACTTCATTTGCCTGTTGTAGCGCTACTTCTACTTGTTTTCGTTCGCTGATATCCCGCATGATACAAAATATACCCTTTTGAGCGGGTAGAGTACTCAGGGTTAATTCTTGCCGATACTTGCTACCATCTCGTCGTAAACTAACTGCTTCACCGCGCCATTTTCCCTGCTTTTCGACTATCGGCAGTACGTATTGATTGAATATTCTCATTTCCGCTCGATCGTAAATTTTTTCCCAGCTTTTCCCCATCAAATCTTCCGAACGGTTATAACCGGTAATTTTTAAGTATGCTTCATTTAAATAAGTAAATTCGCCTATGTGATTGATAATGGCTATTCCATCAATACAAGCATTCATAGCGATATCTCGTTCTTGTAATCTTTGCTCTGCTTGCTGTTGTGCGGTTACATCTACTTGCTCGGCGATAAAATGAGTAATGTAGCCTTTAGCATCTTCAATTGGCGAAATAGTGCATTGATTCCAGAAGGCAGAGCCATTTTTTCGGTAATTTTTGAATATTACTCTACATTGCTGTTTTATCCGCAATGCCTGTTTAATTTTTTCAATAGCTGCTCGATCGGTGTCTTCTCCTTGCAGAAAAAGGCAGTGCTGTCCTAAAATCTCTTGCTTGGAATAGCCTGTTAGTTGTTCAAACGCTGAATTGCTGTAAATTATCTGAAATTCAGGTGTTTTAGCATCTAATATAGTAATACCAGTACTAATTGTCGCGATCGCTTGTTTATATAATTCTAAATTTGTCTCTATGGCAGGATTTGCCAAAAAACTTTCAAAGCCCTTTGGCGTTTTCAGTTTGCTATTTTTCATTTAGCTATTACCTTATGTTTTTGCTTATTTAAAGATGCACACTAATCTAAAGAAAAATTTTAGATATTGGCTCTATCGGGAGGCAGAAGTTAATTTAAATTTTGTAAAAAATATCCGTACTTTTTAAGCAAAAATAGTGCCTACTAAAATGATTGAGCGATCGAAATTATTACCCGGCTTTTTAAGTATGTGTAATGCGATCGCATTTACTTCTATATGACTTTAATCTACTCGATATCTGCATTTTTATTTTTTTTAGTTAAATTACAGTTGACAATATCCGCTCTTGGCAAAAAAAGCAATAATATTTAAATTATTCTGTATTTTTGCGGGCAATAACTTTTATATGTAGAGCTTGATTTATTTTTTTGGCTCTCCTGAGAAAAAATTATAAGTATATTCTCTTGCTTTGACTGATAACTTAATTTAGCATTGCGTATATACCGATGGTGCTACCCCGTTGATTACTATGAAATATAGCGATCGTATTTAAATAATCAACCCCACCCTAGCCCTCCCCTTACTAAGGGGAGGGCTAGGGTGGGGTTTAGTTGTTCGCAATTCATTTAGGATCGCTATAGTAAACGTTAATTAAAGCGGGATATAAAATATGGCTGCCAAAAAAATTTTGATGTTGGTAGGCGACTACGTAGAGGACTACGAAGTAATGGTGCCTTTTCAAGCATTACAAATGGTTGGATACACCGTTCATGCTATCTGTCCCGGTAAAAAAGCTGGGGAGAAAGTGCGAACAGCCGTGCATGATTTTGAGGGAGACCAAACTTATAGTGAAAAACCCGGTCACAACTTCACCTTAAACGCCGACTTCGATGAAGTGCAAGCAGAAAGTTATGATGCTTTAGTGGTTCCTGGCGGACGTGCGCCGGAATATATTCGCTTAAATGAAAAGGTATTAGATATTACTCGTTATTTTGCCCGATCGAACAAGCCGATCGCAGCTATTTGTCACGGTTTGCAACTTTTGGCAGCAGCCGGCGTTTTAGAAGGGAAGAGTTGTACGGCTTACCCCGCTTGTGGCCCAGATGTTACCCTAGCAGGCGGACTTTACGCTCATATTCCAGTGGATGAAGCCTTAGTAGATGGTAATCTGGTAACTGCCCCCGCATGGCCCGCCCATCCTCGCTGGCTGGCAGAATTTATTAAATTGTTAGGAACTCGCATCGAACATCAAGAAATGGCAGCAGTTTGAAATAGTTTGTAGTAAGGAATGCGAGTCCTTTCCGCCTAATTTTTGAGGACTGAAGTCCTCACTACGAACGTAATAAATATAAATGCCGCTGGCATTATTCAGCGGCATTTATATTTATAGAAAAATGAAAGATCGAGGATGAAGTAAAAAGTAAAAAGTATTTTATTTTAACTTTTTACTTCTTTTATCACTCCACTCGGACGCAGGGAACGCCAGTGACTAGAAAACCGCCGGCTTCTACGATAAAATCATCGTAATCTCGATCTCTCCCCGGTCTGGGTAGTCCGGTATCGTCCCAACTGATGCGGACGCCTTTGCGATCGCCTACTATTCCATCAGATAAACCGCCAGTAGAGTTAGCAGAGTCAGGAGTTGAAATGCTACTGAGTTCTTCAAATCTGGTGGAATAAAGAGTAGCAACTAAGCGATCTTGGGGAGTATAAACTTTCAGGTAAAAAGCATAGGGAGTGTTAGCCTGAAAGGTAAACCTTTGAATCGGGTCTGGTACGGAATTGCCAGGGGTTCCTAAAAAGTCTCTAGATGAACCGCTATCGTTATTGCCACTAGAAGGATTGTCTAAGCGCGACACATCGCTATAGTCATCAAAAGGTTTGACTTCCCTGATCAAATCTGTAGTTTCGCGGGTCGCCAAATTGATCACGCCAAAGGTTGACTTATAGTAACCGTGAGATTCTCTAAATTCAAATTCGACTACGGTATCTTCGTTGTATCGAATGCCTTGGGACGGGATATTCTGAGCTTTGACAGTGGTGGCGCTAGTGCCGATCGCAATTGCCGCGATCGCACCCAATAATAACTGTACCCCGGTAGCCCGATAATTTTTACGCTGTTGGTGCATCATAAATTTTGTGTCTTCTCCTCACAATGGGGTTGTTGATTACCCCGCTTTTCAATCGGAAAATTTACCAAGCTTTGTAAGCTGGATTAGAGCCTACTCCGCCAGCGCGTTCCAATTCACTTGCCAAGGTGTTTCGCTCATTTCTCAAAGCATTCAGCCTTTGGCAAGCAGCTGGATATTCTGCACTCACGTTCTGCGGATTGCGTAAAAACTGGCGTGGGCCACTGGGAGCGCGTTCTGCCGCTTCCACGGCTGCCAGACAAGCATTATAAGCTTCTTGGGATTCTTGATTAAATCTTCTCACCCGTTCTACCAGCTGAGGATCGATGCGACCACCCCGGCGACCGAATTGGGGTGCTGTGTTGTTCCAGATGTTGGTGCCGGTAATATCGGGATAGTGATCGGCTTTGGCAGGAGTAGCGCTGAAAGTGGCGGCTACCATTGATAAGCCAAGTACCCAAGCCAGGGATTTGATTTTAGTCATGATTTAGCACCTCTTAATTAAAACTGAAATGAAATTCCAGAACCTAACACAAATCGGGGGTCGTCACCAGCGCCAACTAAATCTCGGACTGCTGGGGTAATCACCCAAGGAATGTTTTTAAAGGGTGCGATCGAAAGACCCAATGCTAAATCTTGACCAGTCCATTCGGTGATCAAACTAATCGGTCGAATCACCCGAAAAGCTACGTTGCCAAAGAAGTTGGGGGCATTGTCTCCCGCATCTACCGCGCCGTTCGATCGGAATTGTCCATCACCTACACCTAAGCTGATAGACAAGCGGCTGAAGGGGTCGCGAACTGATTCGCGGGTGCGGAAAATTTTGGTAATTACTCCATAGCGGGAGTGTTCAAAGTCGTTGTGACCTAGATTGACAAAGCCGTTGTAACCTGCGGCAATCGATAAGCTATCGGTGATCCGACGGTGTACTTTGGCGTTAAAGCCGCCTTCGCCAATATCATCGTTAAAGTTAGCAAAAGCATAGGAAAGTTCGACCCCAACTAATCGATCCGCATCTCCCAAGCCTACACCAACACCTAATGCGCCATTGTTATCGTCCGCATCGTCTCGCGTGGTGTTTTGATAACCGCCGCTGATAAATACGCTGTTGCGATCGGCCCCAAAACCAACTGGAATATAAATGCTCAATGCGGGGGATGATTCAAATTCCGTCGATACTTCCGGTACTTCTAGGGTGGAAATGCGATCGGGACGGGGACAGCTTCTAGTGCCTTGCGCTACCTGAAACTGCTGGGATGAATTGCTTTGCGGAGTTTGGGGAGTTTGTGCGCTACAAGTGTTTGGCTGATTTTCAGTTTGCCAACCTTTCAGCAATTCGTTAGCATCTGCGATCGATGATTCGGTAGCCCCTTTCTCCGTGGGAAGTGCTTCCGTCTTAGTATCTGTTGTCAACACTAAATCATTTAATGAAGTCTGATTAGAATCGACAGTGGATAACTCTGTTTGAGGTATTTCAGCAGTTAGCTGAATTGAAGATAGGGAAGTTCCCGATAGGGCAGATTGAACAACTGCCGAGTTTAGATTGGTCGATTGTTCCTGGGCAGGAACTATTGTACTTTCCTTTGGATTAGCTTGTGCATTCGCAACCCCAGCTATTAAAGTCGCTAGGGTAAAAAGCGCGATCGTTGGTAAACGCATAAAATTAATCTCAAAAAACTCACACCAACAGAAGATGAAATAGGGAATTAAGTACTAACTAAATTAAGATTAGCACCGCTGGAGTTTAGTTCTAGCTACCCTGATATTTTAATATTTCTACAAAGAGCGACAGCACCCGATTGCTTGTGCTCTTCATATCTTTTGTAACAGCTAATGTGTTTGTTGTCATCAGTCAAAACTAAGTTCATTTGCCAAAAACTGACGTTTAGGGAGAATACTTAGTTCCTTTGGCAAATAAAATTAAGAGCAAAAGTATTATTTTACACATTATAATACTTTGATACTTAAGTTTTTTTGCTACAATACTTACCCAATTTCCTGAAAAGTCAACCAATTAACCATAAATAATTCATACTCCATAATAAATTTGGAATAGACGTTTAATTAGTCAAATAATTGTTTTAACTTCTAAATTATGGATTCTTTTTAAATCACCATACTACATCTATAGGTTGAGCAGTGGCTTACCTGCTTTCAACCTATAGATTGATAAAGGAAAAGTTTGTGGTTGTTACTCTATCTAATTAGGTTGGAACAAATCATCTAGTTTTCAATCTCAAGTTAGGTTTTCAAACAGAATGGTAGGAAAATTTTATGTCCCCAAGTCAACAGTTACAGCCACCTCAACAACAAGAACAGCAACCGGGAATTGAATCCCAAATGACCCCAAAACCCAAGTCAGATGATGCTAATTATCAGGGTAGTAACAAATTACTGAACAAGGTAGCATTGATTACCGGGGGTGATAGTGGAATTGGTCGCGCGATCGCCAATTTCTTCGCTAAAGAAGGCGCAGATGTAGCAATCGTTTATTTAAACGAAAACGATGATGCCCAAGAAACCAAACAAATAGTTGAAAAACAAGGGCGTAAATGCCTCACCATTGCTGGTGATATTGGCGACGAAAAATTCTGTCAAGAAGCTGTTAAAAAAACAATTGATCGATTCGGTAAACTAGATATCCTGATCAATAATGCCGCCGAACAACATCCCCAACAAAGCATCGAAGATATTTCTGCTGAACAATTAGAACGCACTTTCCGCACCAACATTTTTTCGATGTTCTTTATGGTAAAAGCAGCGCTTCCCCATCTCAAAGAAGGTAGCGCGATTATCAACACCACTTCGGTGACAGCTTATCACGGAAATAAACAACTTTTAGATTATTCTTCAACTAAAGGAGCAATTGTTGCTTTTACCCGTTCTCTCTCTCAATCTTTAGTTGAAAAAGGAATTCGCGTGAACGGTGTCGCACCTGGCCCAATTTGGACACCTTTAATTCCCGCCACTTTTCCCCCTGATAAAGTTGCTAGTTTCGGTCAACAAGTACCAATGAAGCGGGCTGGACAACCAGAAGAAGTTGCTCCCTCTTTTGTCTTTTTAGCTTCCGATGATTCTTCCTATATGTCCGGTCAAATATTGCATCCCAACGGTGGCGAAATCGTGCAAAGCTAGGGGCGAGGGAAAGGATGAAGGATGAAGTCACAAATTTTTCTTTCCCCTTTCCCCTTTTCCCCTTTTCCCCATCTCCCCTTAAATGCTTTTCACACTTCAATAAAAAAAGCCCACTACTAATTAAAGTAATGAGTGAAGAAAATTGGCTTCCTATTTACCCTGAGAAAGCTTACTTTTTAGCAGATGCCATCTTATCCTGAATTTTGCTCTTAGCAGCTTTGAATTCAGTTGCCATTTGCTCTCTTTGTTCCTTACTACAATTGTTATCAATTGCGGCGAACATAGTAAATTCCTCTTGACGGATGTGATCGCCAATGATATCCATTAACTGCTTAACTTTATCTTTGAATTGAGGCGCAGAAGGAGAAATCGCTTTGATTTCTTCCAACATCCGCTTCATTTCGGCTTGTTCGTCAAACAGTTCTTGGGTATTGTCGTTACCGTAGAAAGGGCGAACTCGCGGGTAGACAACTTCTTCTTCTGCTTGGGCGTGTGCAGTTAAATCTTTGTAAAGTTGACCGAACAATTCTTGAATTTTATTGGGGTCATTTGTCGCACCCATTTCGGTGAAGATCGTATTTACTTTGTTGTGATCTAACCGAATTAGGTCTTGAATGTTCATGTCCTGCTTATCGCTGTTTTGGGTAACAACGCTACCAAATACGCCTGATAACGCGGCAACAGCGTCTTGTACTCGTCCCCACAATCCTTGATCTGGTTCTTTTCCGGTGAGTTCGCGAGTACCCAGGATTTCGATAATTCCTTTGAGTTGTTCTTGGTGAGCACGGTTTTCAAAGTTAATAGTGTTTAAAGGTGCGATCGCAACTGCAATGTCAGCGCCCACAACTTGAGCGCACTTGTGAATTAGCAATCCAGTCATTACCTGCTGGTGTTTCAGCAGTTCGTGTTGAGATACTCTTTGGTAGAGAGAAAGTTCGGAACCTCCCATCATTTGGTTCATTTTCTCTACCATCTTCTTCACGGTATCGCGAGGCTGTGCCTTGACGCCATACTGAACGATGATGGTATCTAAAACGCCCAAGTTTTTGCGATCGTCATCCAGCATACTTTGAATGCGATCGCGAATTTCTCGATCGGAAATCTCAGAAATGAACTTTTCCTCATTGGAAATTAGTAAATTTTGAATTTCTTTCATATCTGCCAGTTCCATACCGATGGCAGAACGCTTTGTATCATCCAGTGTTTGCACCATGTCGTATTCTCTTCTCAAATCATCAAAAATTACCTACTACTCTGAGAATGTCATAAATACTTAAAGATCTTCATCTTTCTATTGACCGATCCAATTAGTGAAATTTTTGACTATTTTTATCCAATAGACATACATATAATGAAATAAATCTAGGAAGCTAGCTCCCTAGACTTCCTAGATTTATTTCATTTGGATCAAGCCAATATTACTTCTTAGAAGAAGCCATTTGGTCTTGCAGCTTGCTCTTAGCAGATTTGAATTCGCTTGCCATCTGCTGCTGTTGTTGGTTACTGAAGTTATCGCGGAGTTTAGGGAACATCTCATTTTCTTCTTGACTAATGTGATGTTGAGTCGCCTTCATTAACTGCTGAACTTTCTCTTTAAACTGAGGCGAAGAAGGACTCATAGACTTAATTTCGTCCAGCATTCGTGCCTGTTCAGCTTGCTCTTGATACAAATCTTGAGTCTTTTCGTAATAAGAACGGATTGCCGGATAAACAACTTGTTCTTCCGCTTTGGCGTGCGCCATTAAATCCTTGTAAAGCTGACCGAAGTATTCTTGGATTTTCTGAGGATCTTTGCTGTTTTGAATTTCCATGAACAAAGTATTAGCCTTAGTATGATCCATGCGAATAATCTGTTCGATGGTCATATCAGACATACCGGAATTTTGGGTCAGCGTACTGCCTACTACACCAGACAAAGCTGCAACCGCATCTTGTACTCGTGCCCAAATACCTTGATCGGGATCTTTACCAGTTAATTCGCGAGTTCCGAGAATTTCCAGAATACCTTTCAGTTGCTCTTGATGAGCGCGGTTTTCAAAATTAACCGTATTCAAAGGAGTAATAGCAGCTTCCACATCAGCACCCACAACTTGAGCAGCTTTGTGAACTAGCAATCCGCTCATGGTTTGCTTGTGTTTGAGTAATTCGTGTTGAGCTACTTTTTCAAATAAAGTCAACTCGGAACCTTCCATCAATTTCCGAGCTTCTTCAATCATTTTGGTAACGGTTTGCTTTGGCTGTGCTTTAACACCGTACTGAACAATTACCGTATCTAAAACTCCCATGTTTTTCCGATCGTCTTCCAGCATTTCCCGCAGACGATTAGAAATTTCTTGATCTCCACATTCATTTATAAATTTTTGTTCGTTGGAGATAAGTAACTCTTGTAATGCTTTCATATCAGCAAGTTTCATGCCGATAGCCATGCGCTTGGTGTCGTCTAAAGTCGATACCATTATTCTGTTCTCCTCTTTGATTTTCTGATTGCTTTGCAAACACAATCTAACTTGAGAATGTCATAACATTTAATTTGTTCCCTCTCTCTTTTGACTGAATTAGAAATTAACTAATATTTGCCTTAATTAACCTGATTATTTCCCACAGTTACGGTTCTATATCGAATTTTTAATGGCTTGACGAAAATGAATTTTATACCTTAAGACAGGAATATCAAGATAGTTTCTACTTTTAGATAGAATCGCCAATTTTTGTTATTCCACCGACAGATAGATACGCATTTGATGAAGGTAGTCTAGATTTACTCAGTAAGGCTTATTGTGTAGCTGAAGTAATAAGTATCGAACTTCAGTTGAAATAGTAATAACTGGTCAATAAACAGTATTTTGGTAGGCCGATCCAACGCAATTACGCTGGAGTTTATTTACTTTAGTAATTCTAAAAACACAAAGAAATATGACCCAAACTCAAAATGTTCCGCCGCTAATTGAAAGTGATGAAACTGATTATCGTGATAGCGGGGTAACCAGCACGGTAGCGATCGCAGGACACCCCATCCATCCTGTTATAGTAACTTTGCCGATCGCTTTTTTAGTAGGCGTACCAGTGTGCGATTTAGTTTACTGGTGGACAAAAGATCTCTTCTGGGCAAGAGGTGCTTTTTGGCTATTAGCAGCTGGGGTAGCTTTAGCAGTAGTAGCAGCTATCACCGGCTTAATGGATTTTCTTAGAATCGAAAGAGTCCGCAAGCGCAGTGCTGGCTGGGCACATATGCTAATCAATGTGGGTGTCCTAGTTCTGTCAGTTTTTAACCTAATATTACGTTGGGGAAATTTTGCTGGAGGAATCATACCCACAGGCTTGATCCTTTCAATAATTGTGGCATTACTACTTGGTCTTTCTGGTTGGTATGGCGGCGAATTAGTTTACAGGCATAAAATAGCCGTGATTGGCTACGGCGATCCTCGTAGATAACCTGTAAAAGCATTTAATTCTTATA containing:
- a CDS encoding DUF2231 domain-containing protein yields the protein MTQTQNVPPLIESDETDYRDSGVTSTVAIAGHPIHPVIVTLPIAFLVGVPVCDLVYWWTKDLFWARGAFWLLAAGVALAVVAAITGLMDFLRIERVRKRSAGWAHMLINVGVLVLSVFNLILRWGNFAGGIIPTGLILSIIVALLLGLSGWYGGELVYRHKIAVIGYGDPRR
- a CDS encoding DJ-1/PfpI family protein, with protein sequence MAAKKILMLVGDYVEDYEVMVPFQALQMVGYTVHAICPGKKAGEKVRTAVHDFEGDQTYSEKPGHNFTLNADFDEVQAESYDALVVPGGRAPEYIRLNEKVLDITRYFARSNKPIAAICHGLQLLAAAGVLEGKSCTAYPACGPDVTLAGGLYAHIPVDEALVDGNLVTAPAWPAHPRWLAEFIKLLGTRIEHQEMAAV
- a CDS encoding PAS domain S-box protein, with product MKNSKLKTPKGFESFLANPAIETNLELYKQAIATISTGITILDAKTPEFQIIYSNSAFEQLTGYSKQEILGQHCLFLQGEDTDRAAIEKIKQALRIKQQCRVIFKNYRKNGSAFWNQCTISPIEDAKGYITHFIAEQVDVTAQQQAEQRLQERDIAMNACIDGIAIINHIGEFTYLNEAYLKITGYNRSEDLMGKSWEKIYDRAEMRIFNQYVLPIVEKQGKWRGEAVSLRRDGSKYRQELTLSTLPAQKGIFCIMRDISERKQVEVALQQANEVLERQINQGRIELRNAIDKLHKESIKRQQVQETLKESEILLQSIVTNLPIILFTINKQGNFVILEGKGLKPLGLNPEEIVGKSVYEIYSQQTAILHHINQALNGRETSWISEIGDFVYENWATPIESKTGEVIGLIGMSIDISSHIKTEQILRQQAERERLVGEIAANIRRSLNLEHVLNTAVAEVREFLQTDRVLLYRFESNWNGVVVVESVAEDFTPILGIPIHDPCFKEKYVNLYQQGRIRIIPDIYNSDLHQCHVDLLAKFQVRSNLVVPILQGENLWGLLIAHHCRESRQWQESEVSLLSQLSEQIAIAIQQSELYQKLESELIERQQTEATLRQRETQLFEKATELEHILYQLQATQSQLIQSEKMSSLGQLVAGVAHEINNPVNFIYANISPAKHYIEDLLELIKIYQKYSHLPSFMFKVEEKIAEIDLEFIQDDLPKLLNSMLLGAERIREIVRSLRYFSRHDEAERKIVDIHEGIDSTLLILQNRLKAKPNYPAIEVIIEYANLPKVECYPGQLNQVFMNILSNAIDALEESNKYLSVSNRQESHSLLTADKEAPTIRIRTELRKNNTVAIEIADNGSGMTEKVRQRLFDPFFTTKQVGKGTGLGLSISYQIVVEKHGGELNCVSHSGQGTKFSIVIPVKQKI
- a CDS encoding hemerythrin domain-containing protein produces the protein MVQTLDDTKRSAIGMELADMKEIQNLLISNEEKFISEISDREIRDRIQSMLDDDRKNLGVLDTIIVQYGVKAQPRDTVKKMVEKMNQMMGGSELSLYQRVSQHELLKHQQVMTGLLIHKCAQVVGADIAVAIAPLNTINFENRAHQEQLKGIIEILGTRELTGKEPDQGLWGRVQDAVAALSGVFGSVVTQNSDKQDMNIQDLIRLDHNKVNTIFTEMGATNDPNKIQELFGQLYKDLTAHAQAEEEVVYPRVRPFYGNDNTQELFDEQAEMKRMLEEIKAISPSAPQFKDKVKQLMDIIGDHIRQEEFTMFAAIDNNCSKEQREQMATEFKAAKSKIQDKMASAKK
- a CDS encoding SDR family oxidoreductase, coding for MSPSQQLQPPQQQEQQPGIESQMTPKPKSDDANYQGSNKLLNKVALITGGDSGIGRAIANFFAKEGADVAIVYLNENDDAQETKQIVEKQGRKCLTIAGDIGDEKFCQEAVKKTIDRFGKLDILINNAAEQHPQQSIEDISAEQLERTFRTNIFSMFFMVKAALPHLKEGSAIINTTSVTAYHGNKQLLDYSSTKGAIVAFTRSLSQSLVEKGIRVNGVAPGPIWTPLIPATFPPDKVASFGQQVPMKRAGQPEEVAPSFVFLASDDSSYMSGQILHPNGGEIVQS
- a CDS encoding hemerythrin domain-containing protein — its product is MVSTLDDTKRMAIGMKLADMKALQELLISNEQKFINECGDQEISNRLREMLEDDRKNMGVLDTVIVQYGVKAQPKQTVTKMIEEARKLMEGSELTLFEKVAQHELLKHKQTMSGLLVHKAAQVVGADVEAAITPLNTVNFENRAHQEQLKGILEILGTRELTGKDPDQGIWARVQDAVAALSGVVGSTLTQNSGMSDMTIEQIIRMDHTKANTLFMEIQNSKDPQKIQEYFGQLYKDLMAHAKAEEQVVYPAIRSYYEKTQDLYQEQAEQARMLDEIKSMSPSSPQFKEKVQQLMKATQHHISQEENEMFPKLRDNFSNQQQQQMASEFKSAKSKLQDQMASSKK